The following are from one region of the Lujinxingia vulgaris genome:
- a CDS encoding PfaD family polyunsaturated fatty acid/polyketide biosynthesis protein: MVMDITSSRAPEQAAEADAPQAPAFAPAQLREAAHRVRETAYILREPSGGRVGVSFDARHLDPRAGFEHLATLPPMYPEWLSDRAFCETHGLRFPYVGGAMANGITSPEMVIRLAQAGMLGFLGTAGLPLERMVDYIDRTAEALNPRKLPFGANLIHSPQEPGLEMATVELFLSRGVRRVSASAFMRLTPAVVRYAVSGLFRDAHGQVQRSNFLFAKISRPEVAEPFLKPAPQKLLDQLVAEQKITADEAALALEVPVASDITVESDSGGHTDRRPLGPLFSVIARLRDELQREYGFATPVRLGAAGGLGTPQAVAAAFGLGAAFVLTGSINQASVEANQSPGVKEMLAQARFADVTMCPAGDMFEMGVEVQVLKRGNFFAARAKRLFEVYSTYPSIEAIEPEVREKLEREIFQQTMEDVWQKTRDFFQTRDPQEIARAERDPRHRLALVCRWYLGLSSRWAIEGVDGRQLDYQVWMGPAQGAFNDWARGSFLEPLEARHVDQMALNLMEGAARITRASQLRAFGAAIPPDAFDHRPLPLA; encoded by the coding sequence ATGGTGATGGATATCACCTCCAGCCGCGCCCCGGAGCAGGCCGCCGAGGCGGATGCGCCGCAGGCGCCGGCCTTTGCTCCGGCGCAGCTTCGCGAGGCGGCCCACCGGGTGCGCGAGACCGCTTATATTCTGCGCGAGCCCTCCGGGGGGCGCGTCGGCGTGAGCTTCGATGCGCGTCACCTCGACCCCCGCGCCGGTTTTGAGCACCTGGCGACCCTGCCGCCGATGTACCCGGAGTGGCTGAGCGATCGCGCCTTTTGCGAGACCCACGGCCTGCGCTTCCCTTATGTGGGCGGGGCGATGGCCAACGGCATCACCAGCCCTGAGATGGTGATTCGCCTGGCGCAGGCCGGTATGCTGGGCTTTCTGGGCACCGCCGGCCTCCCGCTGGAGCGTATGGTCGATTATATCGATCGCACAGCGGAAGCGCTCAACCCCCGGAAGTTGCCCTTCGGCGCCAACCTCATCCACTCCCCCCAGGAGCCCGGCCTGGAGATGGCCACCGTCGAGCTCTTCTTGAGCCGCGGGGTGCGCCGGGTCTCCGCCTCGGCCTTTATGCGCCTCACCCCCGCGGTGGTGCGGTATGCGGTGAGCGGTCTTTTTCGCGACGCCCACGGTCAGGTGCAGCGCTCAAACTTCCTTTTTGCCAAGATCTCGCGGCCGGAAGTCGCCGAGCCTTTTCTGAAGCCCGCCCCGCAGAAGCTCCTCGATCAGCTGGTGGCCGAGCAGAAGATCACCGCCGACGAAGCCGCGCTGGCCCTCGAAGTTCCCGTGGCAAGCGATATTACGGTGGAGTCAGACTCCGGCGGCCACACCGACCGCCGCCCGCTGGGGCCGCTCTTCTCGGTGATCGCGCGGCTGCGCGACGAACTTCAGCGCGAATACGGCTTTGCCACACCGGTGCGCCTGGGCGCCGCCGGCGGGCTGGGCACGCCACAGGCGGTGGCCGCGGCCTTTGGGCTGGGCGCGGCCTTTGTGCTCACCGGCTCCATCAACCAGGCCAGCGTCGAGGCAAATCAGTCGCCGGGGGTCAAAGAGATGCTGGCCCAGGCCCGTTTTGCCGATGTGACGATGTGCCCGGCCGGCGACATGTTTGAGATGGGCGTCGAAGTTCAGGTGTTGAAGCGTGGCAACTTCTTCGCGGCCCGCGCCAAACGTCTTTTTGAAGTGTACTCGACCTACCCCTCCATCGAGGCGATCGAGCCGGAAGTTCGCGAGAAACTTGAGCGCGAGATCTTCCAGCAGACGATGGAAGATGTCTGGCAGAAGACGCGCGACTTCTTTCAAACCCGCGATCCGCAAGAGATTGCGCGTGCCGAGCGCGACCCGCGCCACCGCCTGGCGCTGGTCTGCCGCTGGTACCTGGGGCTCTCCAGCCGCTGGGCGATCGAGGGCGTCGACGGGCGCCAGCTCGACTACCAGGTCTGGATGGGACCGGCCCAGGGCGCCTTCAATGACTGGGCGCGCGGCAGCTTTCTGGAGCCCCTGGAGGCACGCCACGTCGACCAGATGGCGCTCAACCTGATGGAGGGCGCCGCCCGCATCACGCGCGCCTCCCAGCTGCGCGCCTTCGGCGCGGCTATCCCTCCGGATGCCTTTGATCATCGGCCCCTCCCCCTGGCTTGA
- a CDS encoding DUF362 domain-containing protein codes for MTTHLPTVILRHCPDYEPERIERLAVEGLDTMGLQPHGRTLVKPNVVASGEMFPHAYTRAEFVEGILRALKKRGSNMEELAVGERSGITVPTRYTFKNAGYYEMARRVGDVKLYHFEESTQVEIPLYHQGRLRESFYTPEPVAKADFFVNCPKFKAHPWTTVTFSMKNYIGIQDDRHRLIDHDHALNYKVADLQYITQPQFIATDAIIAGEGRMLTPLPYRLDMMLMGNNQVAFDAVCCHIIGVDPMTVDHIRLAHERGFGPVDLSQIRILGDVSLDEAKERAANFEVGLIRVEEYFKGTNIRAYSGRPPSQTDDYCWGGCPGALEEAIEILRVYDASTDEKMPPMHIVFGAYEGTIDAKPGEKVVFMGDCATYQGEIGGQQVQIDSLYRDRSELNPETYKVDDIFKKMLKVEQKFLGARKTDVMRIAGCPVSVAEQVLMLVKLGKTQNPYLDPRTSVDFVSCYLSTRTRTALSRILGTPYQRSGPSVRGDARPAQNLPPAGVESESAS; via the coding sequence ATGACCACCCACCTTCCCACCGTGATCTTGAGGCATTGCCCCGACTACGAGCCCGAGCGTATTGAGCGCCTGGCGGTGGAGGGGCTCGACACGATGGGTTTGCAGCCCCACGGTCGCACCCTGGTCAAGCCCAACGTGGTGGCGTCTGGCGAGATGTTCCCGCACGCGTACACCCGCGCGGAGTTTGTGGAGGGCATCCTGCGCGCGCTGAAAAAGCGCGGCTCGAATATGGAGGAGCTGGCCGTCGGGGAGCGCAGCGGCATCACCGTGCCCACGCGCTACACCTTCAAAAACGCCGGCTACTACGAGATGGCTCGCCGCGTGGGCGACGTGAAGCTCTACCATTTTGAAGAGTCGACGCAGGTGGAGATTCCCCTCTACCACCAGGGCCGGTTGCGCGAGTCCTTTTATACGCCGGAGCCGGTGGCGAAGGCCGACTTTTTTGTGAACTGCCCCAAGTTCAAGGCGCACCCGTGGACGACGGTCACCTTCAGCATGAAGAATTACATCGGCATTCAGGATGATCGCCATCGCCTCATCGATCACGATCATGCGCTCAACTACAAGGTCGCCGATCTGCAATACATCACCCAGCCGCAGTTCATCGCCACCGACGCGATTATCGCTGGCGAAGGAAGAATGCTCACGCCGCTGCCTTATCGGCTGGACATGATGTTGATGGGCAACAACCAGGTGGCGTTTGACGCGGTCTGCTGCCACATCATCGGCGTCGACCCGATGACGGTCGATCATATTCGCCTGGCGCACGAGCGCGGCTTTGGGCCGGTGGATCTCTCGCAGATCCGCATCCTGGGCGATGTCTCGCTCGACGAGGCGAAGGAGCGCGCGGCAAACTTTGAGGTCGGGCTGATCCGCGTCGAAGAGTATTTTAAGGGCACCAACATCCGCGCGTATTCGGGCCGCCCCCCCAGCCAGACCGACGACTACTGCTGGGGCGGCTGCCCCGGCGCGCTGGAGGAGGCTATCGAGATCTTGCGCGTCTACGACGCCTCCACCGACGAGAAGATGCCTCCGATGCATATTGTGTTCGGGGCCTACGAGGGGACGATCGACGCTAAGCCTGGCGAAAAGGTCGTGTTTATGGGGGACTGCGCGACCTACCAGGGGGAGATTGGCGGGCAGCAGGTGCAGATCGACAGCCTCTATCGCGATCGCTCCGAGCTCAACCCGGAGACCTACAAGGTCGACGACATTTTTAAAAAGATGCTCAAGGTGGAGCAGAAGTTTCTGGGCGCGCGCAAGACGGACGTGATGCGCATCGCGGGCTGTCCGGTCAGCGTGGCGGAGCAGGTCTTGATGCTGGTGAAGCTGGGCAAGACCCAGAACCCCTACCTCGATCCGCGCACGTCGGTGGATTTTGTGAGCTGCTACCTCTCCACGCGCACCCGCACCGCGCTGAGCCGCATTTTGGGAACGCCCTACCAGCGCAGCGGTCCTTCGGTGCGCGGCGATGCTCGCCCGGCCCAGAACCTCCCGCCCGCCGGGGTGGAGAGCGAGAGCGCCTCGTAA
- a CDS encoding serine/threonine-protein kinase: MSRRSFFEQFELIDPIGRGAMGAIWRARHRGEGEEVAVKVLGSSYSARDTIQAAFGDEVRAVASLRHPGIIDVYDYGELLADDPLPNHPDLRVGSPYLVMELADGGSLEERAEAMSWSQIRALLLGLLDALAHAHARDLVHRDIKPANILRFGRGEHTRFKLADFGIAHAIASPAESSGEHNASGTPLYMAPEQFTDQRREFGPWTDLYALGCVAFELLSGRPPYDARSFVGLYDQHSNAPIPHPDVPEGAVPEGLQGWLMRLLAKDPRARFACAADAAWALLTLPAARFPDRVLWDSPTSPTLPGRLPTTPLTLATLSEVAAATRAPQSPSLLPPSQRPGVEDQPHSTRPSGGNPTAAYPAASDAPPLPATWRAAHTPAAKPRWLGGVGVGLFGLRPTPMVGRKAERDQLWEALRSAAAHKRCGLVIVRGAAGTGTSRLASWLATRARELGVATAMQATLKADATATSALVEMVRHHLRVVGLSGEELIERLGRALPPQLDSPTLTRLAELLEDRSALPLDAQLSTIARVIRARATTRPLVLVLDDVQWGAGALRLCAQLLRSEDQFPILIVATLGDEALAERDEEQALIADLLTTSDDARVSDIHLRALPPEDHHQLVANLLGLHHDLGRRIAERSNGNPLFAIELVGDWIQRGILQPGPRGFEIPDLALAEESLPDDLLSMGSERLRTLMQTSTLGPYRQAVEVAATLGQLVSVPLWRQVCARAGVEAPPWLMAELMRLRLVEGTRESVAFVQGMVREALLEDARKSGRLADFHRAAAEELMREGMPAALASREQLARHLAGAGAHRDALPHLLELGDRYLVQGDTSAARRLSAHALASLHHAALPRQSASGVHLDLLEARIHIERLESVRAAEQAARALENATALNLPAACARANELLARCNRSFNIYDRAVHFFDQALALYLQVGDATSRASAQEGKAWTLVLLGQIPAAEATYLDAIATLEETFPVPVRALADAYNGLAEIRRRQRRFDDADLLLAQQEDLARRFGHASALCDAFNTRAEIAREQGDYARARELYETAFRYLAETGARIGDIAHLNLALVDLFGGELEGALAAFEALVARMPEDHSFAYRAYIYAALTAAYAELQRWEDARTQLHNFIRDQNATKIFDLDIAMCLSRGADHALRHGQSALAEPLLRQAIHQWERIDRGARAAEERARLSALTL, from the coding sequence TTGAGCCGACGATCCTTTTTTGAACAGTTTGAGCTTATCGACCCCATCGGCCGCGGCGCGATGGGCGCGATCTGGCGTGCCCGCCATCGTGGGGAGGGCGAGGAGGTTGCGGTCAAGGTGCTTGGCTCGAGCTACTCGGCGCGCGACACCATTCAGGCGGCCTTCGGCGATGAGGTGCGCGCGGTGGCCTCCCTGCGTCACCCGGGCATCATTGACGTCTACGATTACGGCGAACTTCTGGCCGACGATCCGCTGCCCAACCACCCCGATCTTCGTGTGGGCAGCCCCTACCTGGTGATGGAGCTTGCCGACGGGGGCAGCCTCGAAGAGCGGGCTGAGGCGATGAGCTGGTCGCAGATCCGCGCGCTCTTGCTGGGGCTGCTCGACGCGCTGGCCCACGCGCACGCTCGCGATCTGGTGCATCGCGACATCAAGCCGGCCAACATCCTGCGCTTTGGCCGGGGTGAACACACCCGCTTTAAGCTCGCTGATTTTGGCATCGCCCACGCCATCGCCTCCCCGGCCGAATCCAGCGGAGAGCATAACGCCTCGGGCACACCCCTCTACATGGCGCCGGAGCAGTTCACCGATCAGCGCCGGGAGTTCGGTCCCTGGACCGACCTCTACGCGCTGGGCTGTGTGGCGTTTGAGCTCTTGAGCGGCCGGCCTCCTTATGACGCGCGCTCGTTTGTCGGGCTTTACGATCAGCATAGCAACGCGCCCATCCCCCACCCCGACGTACCCGAGGGTGCCGTCCCCGAGGGGTTGCAGGGGTGGCTGATGCGTTTGCTGGCCAAAGATCCGCGCGCGCGTTTTGCGTGCGCGGCCGACGCCGCCTGGGCGCTGCTGACACTGCCGGCGGCGCGCTTTCCCGATCGCGTTTTGTGGGATTCTCCCACCAGCCCCACCCTGCCCGGGCGGCTGCCCACGACACCCCTGACCCTGGCCACGCTCAGCGAGGTTGCCGCCGCGACGCGCGCCCCACAGTCGCCCTCACTCCTCCCCCCCTCCCAACGACCGGGGGTTGAGGATCAGCCCCATTCTACGCGCCCCTCCGGGGGTAACCCCACCGCCGCGTACCCCGCAGCAAGCGACGCCCCGCCCCTTCCCGCCACCTGGCGGGCGGCACACACTCCGGCGGCAAAGCCCCGCTGGCTGGGTGGGGTCGGGGTGGGACTCTTCGGCCTGCGCCCCACCCCGATGGTCGGTCGTAAAGCCGAGCGCGACCAGCTCTGGGAGGCGCTGCGCAGCGCCGCCGCACACAAGCGCTGCGGACTAGTCATCGTGCGCGGCGCCGCCGGCACCGGCACCTCCAGGCTTGCCAGCTGGCTGGCCACCCGCGCCCGCGAGCTCGGCGTTGCCACCGCGATGCAGGCGACGCTCAAGGCCGACGCCACCGCTACCTCCGCGCTGGTCGAGATGGTCCGCCACCACCTGCGCGTCGTTGGGCTCAGCGGCGAGGAGCTCATCGAGCGCCTGGGGCGCGCGCTGCCCCCGCAGCTCGACTCGCCGACCCTGACCCGGCTGGCCGAGCTCCTCGAAGATCGCAGCGCGCTTCCCCTGGACGCACAGCTCTCCACCATCGCGCGGGTGATCCGCGCCCGGGCCACGACGCGCCCGCTCGTGCTGGTCCTCGACGATGTGCAGTGGGGCGCGGGCGCGCTGCGCCTCTGCGCGCAGCTGCTTCGCTCCGAAGACCAGTTCCCCATACTCATCGTCGCCACCCTTGGCGACGAAGCCCTGGCCGAGCGCGACGAGGAGCAAGCTCTCATCGCCGATCTTCTCACCACCTCCGACGACGCGCGCGTCAGCGACATCCACCTGCGCGCGCTCCCGCCCGAAGATCACCACCAGCTCGTCGCCAACCTCCTGGGCCTGCACCATGACCTGGGCCGCCGCATCGCCGAGCGCAGCAATGGCAACCCCCTCTTTGCCATTGAGCTTGTCGGCGACTGGATCCAGCGCGGCATTCTTCAACCCGGCCCCCGCGGCTTTGAGATCCCCGATCTGGCGCTGGCCGAAGAGAGCCTGCCTGACGATCTTTTGAGCATGGGGTCTGAGCGCCTGCGCACCCTGATGCAAACCTCGACGCTGGGCCCGTATCGCCAGGCTGTGGAGGTCGCGGCGACCCTGGGTCAGCTCGTCTCGGTGCCGCTGTGGCGCCAGGTCTGTGCCCGCGCCGGTGTGGAGGCCCCGCCCTGGCTTATGGCCGAGCTGATGCGCCTGCGCCTTGTAGAAGGCACCCGCGAGAGTGTCGCGTTTGTGCAGGGCATGGTGCGCGAAGCCCTTTTGGAAGATGCACGTAAGAGCGGGCGCCTTGCCGATTTTCACCGCGCGGCGGCCGAGGAACTGATGCGTGAGGGCATGCCCGCCGCGCTCGCCAGCCGCGAGCAGCTCGCCAGACACCTGGCCGGCGCCGGCGCGCATCGCGACGCGCTCCCGCATCTTCTCGAGCTGGGCGATCGCTACCTGGTCCAGGGCGACACCAGCGCCGCCCGGCGTCTCAGCGCACATGCCCTGGCGAGCCTCCACCACGCCGCGCTGCCCCGGCAGAGCGCCTCTGGTGTGCACCTCGATCTTCTGGAAGCCCGCATCCACATTGAACGTCTGGAGTCAGTGCGCGCCGCCGAGCAGGCCGCCCGCGCCCTGGAAAACGCCACCGCGCTGAACCTCCCGGCAGCCTGCGCCCGCGCCAACGAGCTGCTGGCCCGCTGTAACCGCTCCTTCAACATCTACGACCGGGCGGTGCACTTCTTCGATCAGGCGCTGGCGCTCTACCTCCAGGTGGGCGACGCCACCTCCCGGGCCAGCGCCCAGGAGGGGAAGGCCTGGACGCTGGTGCTCCTGGGCCAGATCCCCGCGGCTGAAGCCACCTACCTCGACGCTATCGCCACCCTTGAGGAGACTTTCCCGGTGCCCGTGCGCGCGCTGGCCGACGCCTACAATGGCCTGGCCGAGATTCGCCGCCGCCAGCGGCGCTTTGACGACGCCGACCTCCTCCTCGCGCAGCAGGAAGACCTGGCCCGGCGCTTCGGGCACGCCTCGGCGCTCTGCGACGCCTTTAATACCCGCGCCGAGATCGCCCGGGAGCAGGGCGACTACGCCCGCGCGCGCGAGCTCTACGAGACGGCCTTTCGTTATCTGGCCGAGACCGGCGCGCGCATCGGCGACATCGCGCACCTGAACCTCGCGCTCGTCGATCTTTTCGGCGGCGAGTTGGAGGGGGCACTTGCAGCCTTCGAGGCGCTTGTGGCGAGGATGCCCGAGGATCACTCCTTTGCGTACCGCGCCTATATCTACGCCGCGCTCACCGCCGCTTACGCCGAGCTTCAACGCTGGGAGGACGCGCGCACGCAGCTGCACAACTTCATCCGCGACCAGAACGCCACGAAAATTTTCGATCTGGACATCGCAATGTGTTTGAGCCGCGGGGCCGACCACGCGCTCCGACACGGACAGAGCGCGCTGGCCGAGCCCCTGCTACGCCAGGCCATCCATCAATGGGAGCGCATCGACCGCGGCGCCCGCGCCGCCGAAGAGCGCGCGCGACTCTCAGCGCTCACGCTCTGA
- a CDS encoding serine hydrolase domain-containing protein — protein MYDKLPNNAPYPARGSYADGYEPVARVFARQLERGEEVGAGFTVYRRGECVVDLWGGMADVASKAPWREDTRVVLFSVTKGFVAMALHLLASRGKLDWDAPVETYWPGFARNGKEGMTVATLLGHRGGLAGLDTSLTMDDVTNPARAAVLLEALESQKPLWEAGSDQGYHAITFGMYARELFERICPGADLGEFLRRELFEPLGSDVYLGTPAQFDKDIATLYPPAKPARVAKMLTNALTQPQSTEARVLGQFVRRGSPMRRAFLNPQVPGDDVTVYNQPPARRAVLGWASATGSAHGVARAYLPFASKGKFEGQRYLKATALKSVYARQGWSQNDLVLQKPIGWSHGFCKEERHLFSPNPESFGHPGMGGALGWADPVEEIAIGYAMNFMDWRIRSPRALALCRALYDSPGVIEG, from the coding sequence ATGTACGACAAGCTCCCCAACAACGCTCCTTACCCTGCACGGGGTAGTTATGCGGATGGTTACGAACCCGTCGCGCGGGTTTTTGCGCGTCAGCTGGAGCGCGGCGAGGAGGTGGGGGCCGGGTTTACGGTATATCGGCGAGGGGAGTGTGTGGTCGATCTCTGGGGTGGAATGGCCGATGTGGCGTCGAAAGCCCCCTGGCGCGAAGATACCCGCGTGGTGCTCTTCTCGGTGACCAAAGGATTTGTGGCCATGGCGCTGCATCTTCTGGCGAGTCGCGGCAAGCTCGACTGGGACGCACCGGTCGAGACCTACTGGCCCGGTTTTGCCCGCAACGGCAAAGAGGGCATGACGGTCGCCACCCTGCTCGGCCACCGCGGTGGTCTGGCGGGCCTGGACACTTCGCTGACGATGGACGATGTCACCAACCCGGCGCGCGCCGCCGTGCTCCTGGAGGCTCTGGAGTCGCAAAAACCTTTGTGGGAGGCAGGTTCAGACCAGGGCTACCACGCGATCACCTTTGGGATGTACGCCCGCGAGCTTTTTGAGCGCATCTGCCCCGGCGCCGATCTCGGGGAGTTCTTGCGTCGCGAGCTCTTTGAGCCCCTGGGCTCCGATGTGTACCTGGGCACGCCGGCGCAGTTTGATAAGGACATCGCGACCCTCTATCCGCCGGCGAAGCCGGCGCGGGTGGCGAAGATGCTCACCAACGCCCTGACCCAGCCTCAATCGACCGAGGCCCGCGTGCTCGGCCAGTTTGTGCGCCGCGGCTCACCGATGCGCCGCGCGTTTTTGAACCCGCAGGTCCCCGGCGATGATGTGACCGTCTACAATCAGCCGCCGGCGCGCCGCGCCGTGCTGGGCTGGGCCTCGGCCACCGGCAGCGCCCACGGCGTGGCCCGCGCCTATCTGCCTTTCGCCTCCAAAGGAAAGTTTGAGGGTCAGCGCTACCTCAAGGCCACCGCGCTCAAGTCAGTCTACGCGCGCCAGGGCTGGTCGCAGAACGACCTTGTGCTGCAAAAGCCCATCGGCTGGTCGCACGGGTTCTGCAAAGAGGAGCGCCACCTCTTCTCACCAAACCCCGAGTCCTTCGGGCACCCGGGCATGGGCGGCGCGCTGGGCTGGGCGGACCCGGTCGAAGAGATCGCCATCGGCTACGCGATGAACTTCATGGACTGGCGCATTCGATCGCCGCGCGCGCTGGCGCTCTGCCGGGCGCTCTATGATAGTCCCGGGGTGATTGAGGGCTGA
- a CDS encoding DUF6184 family natural product biosynthesis lipoprotein → MRITAVLKSSLMLALALPLFGCGEPTREDYRDEAAETYCDRVDECGNIGDGGEYESVSDCIIDQKDRFNEVWPASECDNGRINETQFDRCLDRINVAACDGSWLDTFSAINECRAGNVCTN, encoded by the coding sequence ATGCGCATCACTGCAGTTCTGAAATCGTCTCTTATGCTCGCTCTGGCCCTCCCCCTCTTCGGATGCGGAGAGCCCACGCGTGAGGACTACCGCGACGAGGCCGCCGAGACCTACTGCGACCGAGTAGATGAGTGCGGCAACATCGGAGATGGCGGCGAATACGAATCGGTCTCGGATTGCATCATCGATCAGAAAGATCGATTCAATGAAGTCTGGCCGGCCAGCGAATGCGACAATGGTCGCATCAACGAGACGCAATTCGATCGCTGCCTCGATCGCATCAACGTCGCCGCATGTGATGGAAGCTGGCTGGACACCTTCTCGGCTATCAATGAATGCCGCGCCGGCAACGTCTGCACCAACTGA